The Drosophila subobscura isolate 14011-0131.10 chromosome A, UCBerk_Dsub_1.0, whole genome shotgun sequence genome includes the window agagagagcgccggAGGACTTTGCATACGGGGGGGATAATGAAGCTGAGTTGTTTTGAATGATCTTCAttatcgtcgtcgtcgtcttcggcTGTGCCAATTACCAATTTGGTGTCATCACCGATTGCCTCCCCTcctttccatctctctctctctctctgtctcgctgttGACCATATGACTGTGCCATGCCTTACTCCATTTTTGACAGTCGCTTTAAATCCGCCTAGCCCAGATCGTGGCTTTGCATACCCTAACCACGGGTACCTGAAAGGTGATTTAGTTCTATTGATTGATTCCTCACCTGATGTGAAGAGATAACTATTTCGTACCAGAGAGTTATTTAAAGAACACATTAATATataattattgaaaataaGATTGTTTTAAActtagcttttgttttttttttattatgattCCAAATCTGTTATCTATCtatctaaaatcattttaagCAAAATAATGTCTCCATTTCCAAAAAAATCATGAAACGAATCTTTCatttattgaatttgattttgattcaagTTTGAATAGCCTCAATAGGGTATTTAAAACTTCCGCACCCAGCTACCTGGGGTTTCTGCATTCTTTTATCTATTAATTTGTTGGTgtctcatttttgtttttgttttctttttggccataaCCAGAATTGAAATCACCTCTCGTTCGACTTGTCCAACCCGCTCCTCTAGCGCGGGGCGGACTCTCCGTGGCCCGTTGCCTGATCCAATTTCCTCGACTCGCGAGACTCGATTGCAGCGATGCCGAAGTGCCAATGGCACTGCCAGCAGGCATATCGGGTTCGTGTTTGGCTCATTTCGGATTTGGGGCTTTTGGATTTCTGATTTCTCTCCCCGTTTCCCCATTTCTTGTCGTgtgccaaaaattaattggGTGAACGTGACTGTTGCCGTTCTGTCGTTTTCGGATCTGCATTAAATGTATGCTTACGGAAATAGTTATACACATCTGTAATCGTAGGTAGGCAGTATCCCTCGGACATGAAATGTAAAGCGGTATTTATTCAGGCATTATACAGGGGTATGTATATGCAATTCCGGAAACTATCATCAGAACCAAAAGTGTGGCGGTcgacacagccagagacataCCAGGGACTTACAGACGAGTATGTGCACATGGATGTTTATATGGCATTCAAGCAGGAAATGTCAACTCGATTCGAGCCATATCTGAATAGCGGGAATAAGCCTGCCGCCTCCTCGATTGCCGAGTACCGATAGGCCCAGCCCCGATAAGCAAATGCATCCCAAAGCAATCCTCAACCTTCATGGGGTTCGGATCTCTGCTATGTTGTAAATCACTTGGTTTTTGAGGGGTCTTCCAACTCTTaaacgttttttttcccccataAGAGAGCTTTGTGAATGCCAAGGAGTTACCCTTTACCTTAACATTAAGCCCAATTCCAAGGTCACGAACCAATGGAGATGCCTTAACCTTGTCACTGAGTGAGAGGCcgatatattttctatatttctaACTTTTATCTTTTATCTAGTCtgtggtgttttttgtgtgttgtgggtgtCTATACggtttttgctttagtttttggcGACGCCTTCGAATTGCGGCACTCAGTTGGTGCCCCTCATTTCCAAGGCAAGTCACGAGCGGCACTTGCAAATTGAAGAAATCCGCCCAAAGGCCACCATccaacaaccaacagccaCGACCTGCCCCTCACTCAGCGGTAGTCTCCCTTCCACCTCTAAGCTCATTCAGGTGTCGTCCCACAGCTGATTGATAATACAGAgagcaagacagagagagagagagagagagagagtgagagagagagcgagccgAAGACAGTGGGAGAGGAAGAAAAAGTAGGAGAACAttgagtgcagcagcagtagcaacagcatcaACCATCCAtgcaaagagcaagagagcggcGACAAACCGTTGGGTTTTGCTAAGCAATACCCTTTACCCGAAAAGAGTATGGCTATTTTCCAAAACCAGTCGGGCACATGGTATTGTAAAATAAACACTCGgaatatttgattttcaaataaaaacggGCTGAgattgcaaacaaataattttatttctaAATTTTCTGCTTTGCGTCTACTTTTGTACACAATTTCAAAAAATCTAAATCTAAATAAACATGCACCatgataaatgcaaaataaaaagggtATAAAACTCTTCCCCATTGGCAGAGGGCATTTTTTTGGCTGATTGTcgttttggctgttgctgcccgcagctcagtcgctgctgctgcttctgctcgaTGGATattggcagagagagagagagagagagatagagagagcatGGCTAGatgagagtgagtgagtgtgtgtctgttgggCAGGGGGAGCCTGGGCGCAAGTACCATTTGATGCTCTTTTTGACactggttttgttgttgttgttgtttgctgctgctggcctagCGGTTCGTTCGCTTGGTCTGTCCGATTGATCTCCCCagagttgttgctgttgttgtttgttggccGATTCTCCGTTGGACACCTCCGCGTTTGGGGAGGCGCGTTTTGCCGTTTTTGCGGATTTTCATAGTTCATAGCGCTTTCCAGTCGTCGACAGCAGCACGAGACGCGACAGCAAACGCGAAATCGACAGCGTCTAAAATTTAGACTCTAAATATAATCATTTtataatcatttatttttattctgtGATTAATTCAATCGAAAAAGAGACAAACACACCAGACAGGCAATTGCTCCTGAAAGTGAACGAAAAAAGATCGGGAAGAAAGTCATAGAATTGGCGGTGGAATTTGCCTGTGCAATAACAAACTTAATATTGTTTGTTTCAGTGTTGATCCCAGCTGTGTTTCAGTGTTGTCTAGTTTTGATTAGTGGCTGTGTTTCAGTTGGGTCCAGGGCGactgttggtttttgtgttgatttagttatttgccattttttgtgccATTGTTATTTGCGGTTATGCAATGCCACAGTTTGATGAATCTTTTTTGAGCGATTGTGCGGTCGCCGATAGCTGGCATTTCTATTCGTACACGCTTAAGCAGAcgccgcatcatcatcataattaTGATCACGATGATAATGATCAGCAGCGGGCATCACGGATGCCGCgagataacaacaacaacagcggccaCACTCTGCATAACATCAAATTCCAGAGACgttgcaaacacaaaaagttgCCACGTCTGGCAGCATCGCTATCGATGCCAGTGATGCCCATGTACCAGAATAGTGCTACCCCTAACGCTGCTGCGGGAGAACGTAAGTGAGCAAAATGCAGTATTAGGATCTGCAGATAGTAAGGAAAGGACGTTCATGctaatgcatttaaatattatccAAACAAGAATAGTGAGAGCTGCAGGGCCGGATTTAGAGGTAGTCCTGGGGTACAAATTGCCGATTTTGCCTAACTTTTTTTCCGTCAAAACTTTCAAAAGTGATTTTTACTTCGAAAACTACTTATGCATATTTCTTAAAGTCGATTTCTATAGGAAGTAATTCAGTAAAACCATCCAACTTGCAAAAGTAGATTGTATATTATATGGTAGTAGGTCCACAGAGGGCCCCTCCCGTAAAGGATTCTGCGCAATTGAAGGATGGGAGTAGTGGGATGGGGTGTTCTCCCACAAAGAAAGTTCTCCAACTTTGACGTGAAGTCAATAGGGGAAATGTGAATGAAGATGAAAACGAAAGCAGTATGATTTGAATCAGTTGGGTAGGAAACAAATGTCCCTGAATGCCATCTCGgtgcacagctgctgctcttgctgtggTCGGAAAGGAGTTGAGTTTGTAGAAGTTTTTCTATTGCTATTGCCGAATTTAAGCTAAAAGCGAATGAAAGATGCGGCATGAATGGGAGTTAATGGCAAATCAATccaaaattaaaacttattcCAAACGCTTTATTCGCATCTCCACAAcccaaaacttttttttgatttatttgttaatgCTTCTTTGCAGACGGCAGCATCAGCTCTCCGAACACGCCGGGCGGTGGTGGCATTGGTGgtgggtgcagcagcagcagcaacaacagcatcaatAGCGGCAGCTACGCGAGTGTCTCCTCAGTGCCCGTCGCATGcacaccgccgccgccgacgcaccaccaccagcatcagggaggagggagagcCGGAGGCGGAGTGCCACCGGCACCGCCGAGCGCCGCTCACGGCAATCAGACCGGATCATCGGGTCATAAGAACAGCCTCAAGGGAACGAAGCTGGCACGACGGGCGCGCTCCTTTAAAGACGACCTGATCGAAAAGATATCCCTAATGcgcaccaccaacaacacGCTGGGTCGCTCCCACTCACCGCACAGTCCGCGCACAAAGCATGGCGTTGGCGTCAAGCCGCCACCCTCCAATGAGGAGGTGCAGCGCTCCACACAGACGCTGGAGACGCACGTCAAGGATATATCGAATGCCCTCAAGCACTTTCGGGACGTTATTCTGAAGAAGAAGCTCGAGGTGCTGCCCGGCAATGGTACGGTCATCTTGGAGACCATTGCCAGCATGTATTCCGGTAGGCATCAAACGCCCTTATCCATGCAGGACATCCCGTAACATCTATGATCTTTCGCTTCTTCAATCTCTGTTTCTTTAGTTATTCAAACGTATACCCCACTGAATGAAAACAGTGCCATCATGAGCTCCGCCACGCAGCAGGTTTATCAATCCCTGGGCAAACTCATCAAACTCTGCGACGAGGTAATGCTCTCCGATGAGAGCGGAGAGTGCCCCTCCCTCAGCAACGAGAATGTGCGCGAGGTTATCGATCTACTCGAGGATGCAGTGAGGGTAAGAGGCGTAATCgatttaatacaaatttataaattagtttttattcgAATTTGTGTCTGTTCGCTTAGGGGAAATTTTTAAAGCGATGCAGAAACATTCCTTGTGGGGCTTAAGGGGGGAAAATGTGAACCAAACATCTCACATAAATTGCTCACATTTAAACCTCTCGTTCATTCGCTTATTCCCTTTAGAATCTCGTTACCCTGGCCCAGGGTAAGTTGAAGGAACAGGATCAGTGCACCTTTCGCTACAGCGGCTCTTCGGGCCTGGGTGGCATTGGAGCCGCAGCCGAGATTATGGGCGCTGTCACAGCATCCAGTACGAACGCAGGCGGCGGGGGCGGCATACTACCGGTTGGTGGTGTACCCGGCACCGGGATCTCGGGCGTGGCCAGCATGCGGATCTCCGCTGTCGAGAACGCGGCCGTGGCACAGCGCACCTCCCTGCCGGACATCGCCCTGTCGCCGAAGGAGCGGGCTAGCCTGGAGCATCGGAATGTGAATCCCATGCGGGGATCCCACAGCACCGAGAGCATACTCCGCGACACGAGTCCGCCGCCAAAGCCGCCGCTACCTAATCGGGCCAGCAATCCCCCACCATTGCCACCCAAGCGACGCAGCCAGCCGCAAGCGCCACCCGgtggctcctcctcatccacgTCGACATCGAACCAGGCCAGTCCGCTGCCCTATGCGCAGTCGCACAACATCAGCCTCAACTCGGACCTGGACTGCAGCTCCAACATCTCGCTGCTAAACTACGGGGTGGATCGGTGAGTAGACCAGCCCAGACCAGACCTATGATTGCTGATTGATTGTTGGCTTCCATCTTATAGCCTCTCGGTGCGTTCTCGTTCACCGGATGAGAATAGCCAGTGCTCCTTTGACTCGGCTTTGAATCACTCtcgcgaggaggaggatccgcaacaacaccaacagcaacagcatttgAAGCAGCCCTTGAAGCTGATGGAAGAGGATGCAGACAAGATGATAAGCTACAGTGAGTATTGGATCCCATCGATGATCCCCCTTGATCCATAAACACAGTCTTCTCAACTCAAGTGGTGGCCtctactcctctctctctcctgtctTCATCCCAACAACCCCCCTTAACCACATCCCACATATTCCACAAACAGAAGCCGCCGGGTCCGCAAGCGCTGCTGCACAGGAAAtgaccatggccatggctcCAGCCAATGCGCAGACTCAGCTGTCAGGAACCGGAGGCCCAAGtgcaggaggtggaggtgaaACTAACACGGAACTGCgcacagcggcggcagcccTCACCAACAATCGTCATTCGAACGAATCGGGTACTGGCACCATCTCTTTAGCTCTCTAAAGCCCCTAAGCAACTGCTACTTCTGCTGgcgtttttctctcttctatatgcttttgtacatatgtctaTGCCTATCTCTGTAACAGTCtgaatattataatttatcctatttataatttatagtGAAACTGCTACTGCAATTGCTTCAGAtatttcgttttccttttgccatgCTTTAAGGCTTTCCCAGTGCTTTTTGGTACTTATGTGATCCATTTTGCCAAATCATTTCATACAAATCTGTTAAAAATGtcatgtgtgtaaatattataAGTAACGGTCCCATTTCCCCAAATATTGAGGCGCAACCAACTTAACGACGTACAGAAATCAGGTGGCAACGTCGAAATTCGAAGGAAATTGTGCATATCGTTTAAGTTTTAAGAAATCGACCAGTTCCTGAAATTAGGTAGAGTCAAAGTAATATTAAGTGTACAATCCATACAAACTTTATGACGAGTTTACCTAGACATccggctttttgtttttttattcgtTGAACAGAAGGTCCTTATACTCTTTCTCTGCTTCCTATTTTGTCTTAActgtttatttacttattcGTTGATATTTGCTTACCTGCttggtttttattgctttattcAATACGCCACTATGCACGTGTTTTTAACTCGCTTCCCTCTCGCTTTCGTCCTATTTTCTGCGGCAGGTTTCGTGTCAATGAAGTCGTTTCGCACATCCACGCAGAGCGTCTCCAAACGCTCCTCGGACTACAGCGTGCAATCGTCAGCTAAATCGTCGAGCAGCAATTCGGAGATTGCGATCAGTATCAGCGAGTCGGCGTCTGCGACAGCGAGTGCGTCCAGCAGCGAGTACCAGCAGATCAGCCAATCGGttagccacagcagccagcggcagcagcagcagcagcacatctccagcagcagcagcagtagcatgaccaccaccaccctgagcagctacagcagtggcgagcagcaggagcaggcagcaacaacaggggCTGCAGCACCCGCCCTGCCACCCAAGACGACAACACCGGTAGCGACGGCAACCGgaacggcaacaacaagttcGCATCAGCGCACGTTGACGCGTCACGAATCAAGCGCCCTAGACGAGCTGGACTGGAGTCAGGgtgcagcgagcagcagcagcagcagtgccgcAGAGGTGGCAGAACTGAGGCAACTGTCGCCgcaccatcaccaccagcaacagctgcaCCAGTGGCACTCGAAGCACCACAGCCTGATTGAGCCGCCGCGCAGTGCTCCCCACCACTTGGCTGGCAGTTGCAGCGCCTTCGATCAGAGGCAACTCGATGagccgccgccgttgcccATTAAGAAGAAGCACAGTAAGTATCGGTTGCCAGAACCGATTGCACATTCTCGATTAAATGTACCATTCGATTATTTATCATTATtgttttcctcttcttttcctttttctttggttCTGCATCtctttgtgcgtgtgtgtgtgtttgtgtattttttgtgtgcgtgtgcgcaTGACCTTTGACCGGCCGCTGGGTAAATGCCATTCCACAGGCTTTGCCGAGCGGTAAGTGTAGtacagttgttgctgtgcgtgtgcgtgtgagcTTAGTCTAACGgttcatcatcagcatcatcctTATGAAGGGGGAAATTCCATTAAATagttaaattttttttaaaatttgtatttttgttacGGAAAAGAGTTTTGAAAATTTATGTTTCGTCTCTTCTTGTGGGTTTTGTTaatcatacacacacaaacgcctTTACCCATACTCATATACCTCCAAGAAAACAACCATTGTCGATGTTTAAATTATCATCAAAGCGATTATCGATCGATATTCTAAAAAGAAGTCCCTCAATGATCAATTGGAACATTTTTATGGATGTACATGCATAACTCCCAGAAATTATCAAAATCGGATTAGGTATCGATCATACAAATCATACATCCACATCAAAAGCCAACAATCAGAACTGCATAACAAAAAAGACAACTATTAGGccatcagtcaatcaatcagtcaatcaataCCACAACATATATCATTTCGCGTAGAGCatgaaagaaaagtaaaaacagGGTCGTGGTTGAGAGTtgagagatttgttttttgattttcaagacacttttatttatagcacATTTAAACGTAAGCCCGTTAGCGCTAACGTAACCGCAAAACGTAAGGCAAACGATACGAAAATTTGCCAAATTGTTGTACGTAAGAGTCTAACCCATCTAAATTATCGTTCCAACCAACATCTAGTGTTTCAAAGTGTGGCATTCTCGGGTAAGTCTGTGTGTGCTATTAGAGgaccaaaacacaaaaaacaaacaaaagaaacaccccaaaaaaaaaattgagaaacgaacaaaaacaaaaccagaacTCGCAATGCTTTTTCATTGCTTTCAATGCTTCTGCTGAGCGAATAAGAAAGTAAATGATAAGATACGATTTTCCACTATTAAGTGATCCAATCGACTCCCAGCCTAAGCTTGTTACGCGCGAATTCCTGGCAAATCAAACCAATTAACGATGTCGCAGATAATGATCGCAGAAAGGTGAAGCTAAAATGAACCTAAAAGGGCTAAGAATGCCTACAAATTACAACTATTAATACTCACACGGGATTTGTATGTGTGGTGGGTTTAATGGCGGTTTATAAAATGAATAATTGGATCCAGAAAGTGGAAGGAATTCGCAAAGAGCATTTCGAGTTCGTTACTGGCTTCTTGCTACTCAaaacagctgctgttgctcaacacttctgctgttgcccaacactgcttctgctgccgctggggATGATGATTTTGGTTTCAATTCCATGTGTTTCGTATTGGTCCCCCATGAAGTTAAAGTTACTGTGTTCTGTTTCCGTTCCATatttgctttcgtttcgttttgcttatACTCTGTCTACCCCACTGTTTTGTGCTTCCCATATGTTCTGTGCTTCTGTGCTCTGtatttgaattgttttattgtttgttgtgaTGTTGCGATCCCTTGATGTTTTAGATGTACATAGACAGCCCACCCACCGTCCCTAACCGTTGAACCACCTGAGTGGTAATCCTCTAAAAACCCTGTACAAATACTTAAAagtacatttatatatgtaaatactcgAAAAATAAGCCCTTGGTCTTTCGTTTATAAACTTATGTATGTGTTCTGATCAAATCAAATGTGTTCCTATTCGTTTATGGGAAACTTGAACAGTCTCAGCAGTAAAGACTCGCTGtaaaaatgccagaaataCGTCCAAGCGATCTTTTGCCTCTCCATGCGCCAGAATGCGAATTTGATCTACATTTAAGCTATCCGCAGAGACCTTAAAAGTGAGATAGATTCCCTTGTGTACCTAACGTCAGGGATCGATCGATCGGCTTTGTTGGTTCGACTTTTGACATGGAATTTTACTGGCACAACTCAATACTAATTCCGTTTTCCATTCACACTCCTTCCGTACCGCACACACAGTTCTGGCCTACATGGAGATCTGCTCGGCCTCGACCCGCTCCATCGAGCAGCACCGACACACGATGCATGCGTGCAACATCAGCCGGAATATCTCCCACAGCCAGACTATGAAGTGAGTAGTGGATCAGCGTCCATTGAGAGATTGGAGCTTTAGCAATTCTTTGTTCTTCTTTCGTTCTTTGCAGTATTATGCCGATGAGCAAGGAACTGTCGCCCGAGCTAGAGACGCCACCAGCCTTGCCGCCAAAGAACTACAAGCAGCGCAAGCCGGCGGCCTCTTTGCAGCCGATAATTGTCACCACACCGCCGCCCAGTCCAAAGCCGACACTGGGCGAGAATGGATCGagcggtggaggcggcggcggcggcgggaGGCCAGACAGCCGTATGGCCACTGTCTGTGAAGAGCATAACGATTCCCTCGTTCTCGACAGCAATGAGAATGTGAATGTCAGCtctggcgatggcgatgccgaTGGCGAGGGCGAAGGCGAGAGTCAGACCTTCTATTGCCACTCGCATCAGCTGCCGGATGAGCCGGTGGCAGCGACAACATCGGCGGACAATGaccagcatcaacagcagcagcccataAATACGCCCAAGCTGATCGAAGACGAACAAGAGTCGAGAGTCACCCCAGAGTCAGAGgccgagaagcagcaggagcagcagaagcagcaggatgCTGGCGAGGTGGAGACGGTGATCAATATGCTGGAGGAGGTCAATATAACGCGCTATCTAATACTCAAGAAAAAGGAGGAGGACGGGCCAGAGGTCAAGGGCGGCTACATTGACGCGCTCATTGTGCACGCGAGCCGAGTCCAGAAGGTCGCCGACAATGGTaggcatccacatccgcagcAAGCCAAGCGGAAGCATGTCAAGCACCCTCGTTACCATCGAACTCCCCCCAACTCATCATTTGTCTGTCATTCTGTCTCTGTCCATTCCACACGTGCAGCATTCAGCGAGGCGTTCATCACCACCTTCCGCACCTTCATCCAGCCGATCGATGTGATCGAGAAGCTCACCCATCGCTACACATACTTCTTCTGCCAGGTGCAGGATAACAAGCAGAAGGCCGCCAAAGAGACCTTCTCGCTGCTGGTGCGGGTTGTCAATGATTTAACGTGAGTATCCGACTGCCGCAGTTATCTTCTCCTCAAGCATTCACTCAAGGCCCATCTATCCATTGCAGATCTACGGATCTCACCAGCCAACTGCTTAGCCTGCTGGTGGAGTTTGTCTACCAGCTGGTCTGCTCCGGACAGCTGTATCTGGCCAAGTTGCTGCGCAACAAGTTCGTGGAGAAGGTGACGCTCTACAAGGAGCCCAAGGTGTATGGCTTTGTCAACGATCTGGAGATGGTCGGGACCATAACCAGCAGCGGAGCCGCTGGCGGCGGCATCGGTGGAAGCGTCGGTGGCGGTCTGTCCGgtaatagcagcagcagcatgagcagcggcagcagcaatcatCCCAGCCTGCTGGACCTCAAGTCCCTGGACATTGCCGAGCAGATGACGCTGCTGGATGCGGAGCTGTTCCAGAAGATCGAGATACCCGAAGTATTACTATTTGCCAAAGATCAGTGCGAGGAGAAGTCGCCCAATCTCAACAAGTTCACCGAGCACTTTAACAAGATGTCCTACTGGGCTCGCTCCAAGATCCTGCGACTGCACGACGCCAAGGAGCGGGAGAAGCATGTGAATAAGTTTATTAAAATCATGAAGCATCTGCGTAAGATGAACAACTATAATTCGTATCTGGCGCTGCTCTCGGCCCTCGATTCGGGTCCCATTCGAAGGTAAATCAATCATTTGTCCATCATTTGAGACCGAATGTATGAATTCCGTTTCTGTTACAGATTGGAGTGGCAGAAGAGTATCACAGAGGAGGTGCGCTCCTTTTGCGCCCTCATCgattccagttccagttttcGAGCCTATCGCCAGGCCCTGGCCGAAACCAATCCGCCCTGCATACCCTATATGTGAGTCCCACCCCCACCTGTTCTTCCTTGCAGCTGTGAAATGTGCTCATTTGTGTGTTCTTTGTAGCGGTCTGGTCCTGCAGGATCTGACGTTTGTGCATGTGGGCAACCAGGACTATCTGTCCAAGGGTGTCATCAATTTCTCCAAACGCTGGCAGCAGTACAACATCATTGTGAACATGAAGCGTTTCAAGAAGTGGTAGGAGGCCGATTACAAGTACTTGAAGCCCATTGTCCCACAACTAACTAACTTTTTTCGCTTTCTGCCCCCTTGCAGTGCGTATCCGTTTAGACGAAACGAGCGGATCATACGGTTCTTTGAGAACTTCAAGGACTTTATGGGCGAGGAGGAGATGTGGCAAATATCGGAGAAGATCAAGCCACGCGGACGTCGGCCTCAAAACTactaaaaaaacacacacaaaacaacaacaggagatGTGCAAGAAAGAAAGCTGCAACTACAAA containing:
- the LOC117902322 gene encoding guanine nucleotide-releasing factor 2 isoform X1 — its product is MPQFDESFLSDCAVADSWHFYSYTLKQTPHHHHNYDHDDNDQQRASRMPRDNNNNSGHTLHNIKFQRRCKHKKLPRLAASLSMPVMPMYQNSATPNAAAGEHGSISSPNTPGGGGIGGGCSSSSNNSINSGSYASVSSVPVACTPPPPTHHHQHQGGGRAGGGVPPAPPSAAHGNQTGSSGHKNSLKGTKLARRARSFKDDLIEKISLMRTTNNTLGRSHSPHSPRTKHGVGVKPPPSNEEVQRSTQTLETHVKDISNALKHFRDVILKKKLEVLPGNGTVILETIASMYSVIQTYTPLNENSAIMSSATQQVYQSLGKLIKLCDEVMLSDESGECPSLSNENVREVIDLLEDAVRNLVTLAQGKLKEQDQCTFRYSGSSGLGGIGAAAEIMGAVTASSTNAGGGGGILPVGGVPGTGISGVASMRISAVENAAVAQRTSLPDIALSPKERASLEHRNVNPMRGSHSTESILRDTSPPPKPPLPNRASNPPPLPPKRRSQPQAPPGGSSSSTSTSNQASPLPYAQSHNISLNSDLDCSSNISLLNYGVDRLSVRSRSPDENSQCSFDSALNHSREEEDPQQHQQQQHLKQPLKLMEEDADKMISYKAAGSASAAAQEMTMAMAPANAQTQLSGTGGPSAGGGGETNTELRTAAAALTNNRHSNESGFVSMKSFRTSTQSVSKRSSDYSVQSSAKSSSSNSEIAISISESASATASASSSEYQQISQSVSHSSQRQQQQQHISSSSSSSMTTTTLSSYSSGEQQEQAATTGAAAPALPPKTTTPVATATGTATTSSHQRTLTRHESSALDELDWSQGAASSSSSSAAEVAELRQLSPHHHHQQQLHQWHSKHHSLIEPPRSAPHHLAGSCSAFDQRQLDEPPPLPIKKKHMFQSVAFSVLAYMEICSASTRSIEQHRHTMHACNISRNISHSQTMNIMPMSKELSPELETPPALPPKNYKQRKPAASLQPIIVTTPPPSPKPTLGENGSSGGGGGGGGRPDSRMATVCEEHNDSLVLDSNENVNVSSGDGDADGEGEGESQTFYCHSHQLPDEPVAATTSADNDQHQQQQPINTPKLIEDEQESRVTPESEAEKQQEQQKQQDAGEVETVINMLEEVNITRYLILKKKEEDGPEVKGGYIDALIVHASRVQKVADNAFSEAFITTFRTFIQPIDVIEKLTHRYTYFFCQVQDNKQKAAKETFSLLVRVVNDLTSTDLTSQLLSLLVEFVYQLVCSGQLYLAKLLRNKFVEKVTLYKEPKVYGFVNDLEMVGTITSSGAAGGGIGGSVGGGLSGNSSSSMSSGSSNHPSLLDLKSLDIAEQMTLLDAELFQKIEIPEVLLFAKDQCEEKSPNLNKFTEHFNKMSYWARSKILRLHDAKEREKHVNKFIKIMKHLRKMNNYNSYLALLSALDSGPIRRLEWQKSITEEVRSFCALIDSSSSFRAYRQALAETNPPCIPYIGLVLQDLTFVHVGNQDYLSKGVINFSKRWQQYNIIVNMKRFKKCAYPFRRNERIIRFFENFKDFMGEEEMWQISEKIKPRGRRPQNY
- the LOC117902322 gene encoding guanine nucleotide-releasing factor 2 isoform X2; amino-acid sequence: MPQFDESFLSDCAVADSWHFYSYTLKQTPHHHHNYDHDDNDQQRASRMPRDNNNNSGHTLHNIKFQRRCKHKKLPRLAASLSMPVMPMYQNSATPNAAAGEHGSISSPNTPGGGGIGGGCSSSSNNSINSGSYASVSSVPVACTPPPPTHHHQHQGGGRAGGGVPPAPPSAAHGNQTGSSGHKNSLKGTKLARRARSFKDDLIEKISLMRTTNNTLGRSHSPHSPRTKHGVGVKPPPSNEEVQRSTQTLETHVKDISNALKHFRDVILKKKLEVLPGNGTVILETIASMYSVIQTYTPLNENSAIMSSATQQVYQSLGKLIKLCDEVMLSDESGECPSLSNENVREVIDLLEDAVRNLVTLAQGKLKEQDQCTFRYSGSSGLGGIGAAAEIMGAVTASSTNAGGGGGILPVGGVPGTGISGVASMRISAVENAAVAQRTSLPDIALSPKERASLEHRNVNPMRGSHSTESILRDTSPPPKPPLPNRASNPPPLPPKRRSQPQAPPGGSSSSTSTSNQASPLPYAQSHNISLNSDLDCSSNISLLNYGVDRLSVRSRSPDENSQCSFDSALNHSREEEDPQQHQQQQHLKQPLKLMEEDADKMISYKAAGSASAAAQEMTMAMAPANAQTQLSGTGGPSAGGGGETNTELRTAAAALTNNRHSNESGFVSMKSFRTSTQSVSKRSSDYSVQSSAKSSSSNSEIAISISESASATASASSSEYQQISQSVSHSSQRQQQQQHISSSSSSSMTTTTLSSYSSGEQQEQAATTGAAAPALPPKTTTPVATATGTATTSSHQRTLTRHESSALDELDWSQGAASSSSSSAAEVAELRQLSPHHHHQQQLHQWHSKHHSLIEPPRSAPHHLAGSCSAFDQRQLDEPPPLPIKKKHILAYMEICSASTRSIEQHRHTMHACNISRNISHSQTMNIMPMSKELSPELETPPALPPKNYKQRKPAASLQPIIVTTPPPSPKPTLGENGSSGGGGGGGGRPDSRMATVCEEHNDSLVLDSNENVNVSSGDGDADGEGEGESQTFYCHSHQLPDEPVAATTSADNDQHQQQQPINTPKLIEDEQESRVTPESEAEKQQEQQKQQDAGEVETVINMLEEVNITRYLILKKKEEDGPEVKGGYIDALIVHASRVQKVADNAFSEAFITTFRTFIQPIDVIEKLTHRYTYFFCQVQDNKQKAAKETFSLLVRVVNDLTSTDLTSQLLSLLVEFVYQLVCSGQLYLAKLLRNKFVEKVTLYKEPKVYGFVNDLEMVGTITSSGAAGGGIGGSVGGGLSGNSSSSMSSGSSNHPSLLDLKSLDIAEQMTLLDAELFQKIEIPEVLLFAKDQCEEKSPNLNKFTEHFNKMSYWARSKILRLHDAKEREKHVNKFIKIMKHLRKMNNYNSYLALLSALDSGPIRRLEWQKSITEEVRSFCALIDSSSSFRAYRQALAETNPPCIPYIGLVLQDLTFVHVGNQDYLSKGVINFSKRWQQYNIIVNMKRFKKCAYPFRRNERIIRFFENFKDFMGEEEMWQISEKIKPRGRRPQNY